The Pseudomonas sp. TH06 genome has a window encoding:
- a CDS encoding VRR-NUC domain-containing protein, which yields MTEPSVSQGGMKPDGQMNPVSVLEPKLDPRDRKVLCSAMCYCRTKPNISTDGKKSLKQACVAQRLLELDEILQGRSPYKPEVSYDMTKDPPQPIMDSQTGTQPHGWIPGWIRKYWHLDPDHPPFEADTGMIRRPDVLVLNNPSGVPTQSNIKVLVEMKFPPDKEDPEQAQAYERIAGSEQKVVIMGPKDCDCDQEEQTSRIPNEELGWAAGIASAILFVVTRGRSRPMLPAY from the coding sequence ATGACTGAACCGTCAGTATCCCAAGGTGGCATGAAACCAGATGGTCAGATGAACCCTGTCAGCGTCCTGGAGCCCAAACTCGATCCGCGAGACCGGAAGGTACTTTGCTCGGCGATGTGTTATTGCCGCACCAAGCCGAACATCAGCACAGACGGCAAGAAAAGCCTCAAACAGGCCTGCGTAGCTCAGCGTCTGCTCGAACTGGACGAAATTCTGCAAGGGCGAAGCCCCTATAAGCCGGAAGTCAGTTACGACATGACCAAAGACCCTCCACAGCCGATCATGGATAGCCAGACAGGTACTCAACCGCATGGCTGGATTCCGGGCTGGATCAGGAAGTACTGGCATCTGGACCCGGATCATCCACCGTTCGAGGCTGACACTGGCATGATTCGCCGACCCGATGTGCTGGTACTGAATAACCCGAGCGGTGTGCCGACCCAATCAAACATCAAGGTATTGGTGGAGATGAAGTTTCCCCCCGACAAGGAAGATCCCGAGCAGGCTCAGGCTTACGAGAGGATCGCTGGCAGTGAGCAGAAGGTAGTGATAATGGGGCCCAAAGATTGTGACTGCGATCAGGAAGAGCAGACATCCAGAATCCCGAATGAAGAGCTGGGGTGGGCGGCTGGAATCGCTAGCGCCATCCTGTTCGTGGTGACCCGAGGACGCTCGCGCCCCATGCTGCCCGCGTATTAA
- a CDS encoding PAAR domain-containing protein, with product MSGKPAARVTDPTACPLPGHGTNPIVSGSPDVIFEGLQAARMNDATACGGHIVSGVSSTVFINGQPAAMLGSVTDHGAPVIQGASTIIIGDTHTPAPFIPIPSLPAPFSGRFQLINQETGKPMAGRKVKVWSSSGTSLFDTTDSEGMTCWVKDKSPQTLHIDLVPGESND from the coding sequence ATGAGTGGTAAACCTGCTGCACGCGTTACCGATCCGACCGCCTGCCCTTTGCCCGGGCATGGAACAAACCCCATCGTTTCGGGTTCACCGGATGTCATATTCGAAGGCCTGCAGGCCGCACGAATGAACGACGCCACCGCTTGCGGCGGCCACATTGTTTCAGGAGTGTCCTCTACTGTTTTCATCAATGGCCAACCCGCCGCCATGCTTGGCAGTGTCACCGACCATGGTGCGCCGGTCATTCAAGGTGCGAGCACAATCATCATCGGCGACACGCATACTCCCGCCCCTTTCATCCCGATCCCGTCTCTACCCGCACCGTTCTCCGGGCGCTTTCAACTGATCAACCAGGAAACAGGCAAGCCCATGGCTGGCCGCAAGGTCAAAGTGTGGTCCTCCTCTGGCACCAGCCTCTTCGACACTACTGATTCCGAGGGCATGACTTGTTGGGTCAAGGATAAATCGCCGCAAACCCTTCACATCGACCTCGTGCCTGGTGAAAGCAATGACTGA
- a CDS encoding bifunctional diguanylate cyclase/phosphodiesterase, whose amino-acid sequence MPRLASVLFLLSLMIWTATADALTLTDEERSWLAAHPDLRLGVDASWPPFEFRDDQARYQGLAADYIDVIRQRLAIKLTPIEPVSWTVVLEQVKAGKIDLLPGIMSTPERQSYLSFTRPYLDFPIVILAHVGGAQPRKLEDLYGLKIAVVENYAPHELLRTNHPDLNLVAMPNVSSALQALATDEVDAVVGDLASSVWSLRQLKLDGLYVSGETPYRYQLAMGVPRENKMLVGILDKVLADMSPDEISSIQEHWVGNVLDHRTLWSDLLIYGLPGLLLLMIILAVVIRINRRLSSEIARRIDLEQELRSSEYHYRGLVESLSAIAWEARMSDFTYSYVSPHAEDLLGYPLSHWLIPGFWRNIIHPADLTRAQSFCDHEVLAGRDHSLDYRVITADGRCLWVRDIVSLIEHGHEPVMRGLMIDISETKRTEEALRLSEQKFASVFQQCPDILVIARLSDGCLLEVNEAFEEQIGLKAEEIIGQTATELNIWGIPGVGPGLLQRLQAGSIRNLEMPFRRNNGQVFTGLISAEPFDLDTTPALVVVVRDITQLKETQQQLQTSEEKFAKAFHASPDGLLLSRQSDGLLLEVNEGFSRITGFNSAMSVDRSALDLGIWVNLNERKQMLDLLHRDGFVRDFSCHIRRSDGQIRLCEVSARPLPIGDEDCMLTIARDITERHLMQEKLQQAATVFESTAEGVLITDTQQHISAVNRAFTEITGYTESEALGHTPRLLASGLHDSAFYAAMWHQLTDEGHWQGEISNRRKNGELYPSWLTISAVRNRDKFITHFVAVFADISSLKHAQAKLDYQAHHDPLTGLPNRTLFESRLLMALNSQQENGGQGAVLFLDLDRFKHINDSLGHPVGDLLLKGIAVRLKEQLRDIDTVARLGGDEFIILLPGLQQASDADNIALKLLNCFGAPFQAGEHEFFISASIGTSLYPRDGCDVATLVKNADAAMYRSKAKGRNRVESYTRDLTAQAIERVALEHELRRAIERDELFLYYQPKISLDDHSLVGAEALIRWRHPTFGEVPPEHFIPLAEENGMILQIGDWVLETACRQMFEWSQVYDSLGPLSVNLAGAQLRQPNLLGRIEQLLKENRLRPDLLQLEITENFIMSQAEEALAVLHQLKHLGVQLAIDDFGTGYSSLSYLKRLPLDILKIDQSFVRGLPDDPHDAAIVRAIIALGRSMQFTVIAEGVETQAQQQFLAAEGCEQIQGYIVSLPLPPEEFAATFLRVTVSDYSDSTAEKPSL is encoded by the coding sequence ATGCCCAGATTGGCGTCCGTGCTTTTTTTGCTGTCACTGATGATCTGGACCGCAACGGCTGACGCGCTGACTCTGACCGATGAAGAACGTAGCTGGCTGGCGGCTCATCCGGACTTGCGCCTGGGTGTTGACGCGTCGTGGCCGCCCTTCGAGTTTCGCGATGATCAGGCTCGTTATCAGGGGCTCGCGGCGGACTATATCGATGTGATTCGCCAACGGCTGGCGATCAAACTCACACCCATTGAGCCGGTGAGCTGGACGGTGGTGCTGGAGCAGGTCAAAGCAGGCAAGATCGACCTGCTGCCGGGCATCATGTCCACCCCGGAACGCCAGAGCTACCTGTCATTCACTCGTCCCTATCTCGACTTCCCGATCGTCATTCTGGCCCACGTCGGCGGCGCCCAACCGCGCAAACTCGAAGATCTGTACGGTCTGAAAATCGCCGTGGTGGAAAACTACGCGCCGCACGAACTCCTGCGCACGAACCATCCAGACCTGAATCTGGTCGCCATGCCCAACGTCAGCTCGGCACTGCAGGCGCTCGCGACCGACGAAGTGGACGCCGTGGTCGGCGACCTCGCCTCCAGCGTCTGGAGCCTGCGCCAGCTCAAGCTCGATGGCCTGTATGTCAGCGGTGAAACGCCTTACCGCTATCAATTGGCAATGGGCGTGCCGCGCGAAAACAAAATGCTGGTGGGAATTCTGGACAAAGTCCTGGCCGACATGAGCCCAGACGAAATCAGCAGCATCCAGGAACACTGGGTGGGCAACGTCCTCGATCATCGGACATTGTGGTCAGATCTGTTGATCTACGGCCTGCCCGGCCTGCTCCTGCTGATGATTATTCTGGCAGTGGTCATCCGCATCAACCGGCGCTTGAGTTCGGAAATTGCCCGACGCATCGACCTCGAACAGGAACTGCGCAGCAGCGAGTATCACTACCGCGGCCTGGTAGAGAGCCTGTCGGCCATCGCCTGGGAAGCGCGGATGAGCGACTTCACCTACAGCTACGTCTCGCCTCATGCTGAAGATCTGCTCGGTTATCCACTGTCGCATTGGTTGATTCCGGGGTTCTGGCGCAACATCATCCATCCAGCCGACCTGACCCGCGCTCAAAGCTTCTGCGACCACGAAGTGCTGGCCGGACGCGATCACAGCCTCGATTACCGGGTAATCACCGCCGATGGTCGCTGCTTGTGGGTACGCGATATTGTCAGCCTGATCGAGCACGGCCATGAGCCCGTGATGCGCGGGTTGATGATCGACATCAGCGAAACCAAGCGCACCGAAGAAGCGTTGCGGCTATCGGAGCAGAAATTCGCCTCGGTCTTCCAGCAATGCCCGGACATTCTGGTGATCGCGCGCCTGTCCGACGGCTGCCTGCTGGAGGTCAACGAAGCCTTCGAGGAACAGATCGGACTGAAAGCAGAAGAGATCATCGGCCAGACAGCCACCGAGCTGAACATCTGGGGCATTCCCGGCGTGGGCCCGGGCCTGCTGCAGCGTTTGCAGGCCGGCAGCATCCGTAACCTGGAGATGCCCTTTCGCCGCAACAACGGTCAGGTGTTTACCGGCCTGATTTCCGCCGAACCCTTCGACCTCGACACCACGCCAGCGCTGGTGGTGGTAGTGCGCGACATCACTCAACTCAAGGAAACCCAGCAGCAACTGCAAACCTCGGAAGAGAAGTTTGCCAAGGCCTTTCATGCCTCACCGGACGGCCTGCTGCTGTCGCGCCAGAGCGACGGTTTGCTACTGGAGGTCAACGAAGGCTTCAGCCGCATCACCGGGTTCAACAGTGCCATGTCGGTCGATCGCTCGGCGCTGGACCTGGGGATCTGGGTCAACCTCAACGAACGCAAACAGATGCTCGACCTGCTGCACCGTGACGGTTTCGTCCGCGATTTCAGCTGCCATATTCGCCGTAGCGACGGGCAGATCCGCCTCTGCGAAGTATCCGCCCGGCCGCTACCGATTGGCGACGAAGACTGCATGCTGACCATCGCCCGCGACATCACCGAACGTCATCTGATGCAGGAAAAGCTGCAACAGGCCGCGACGGTATTCGAAAGCACTGCAGAAGGCGTGTTGATCACCGACACCCAGCAGCACATCAGCGCCGTCAACCGGGCTTTCACCGAGATCACCGGCTACACCGAAAGCGAAGCCCTCGGCCACACCCCGCGCCTGCTCGCCTCCGGCCTGCACGACAGCGCGTTTTATGCGGCGATGTGGCACCAGTTGACCGACGAAGGTCACTGGCAAGGCGAGATATCCAATCGACGCAAGAACGGCGAGCTGTACCCAAGCTGGCTGACCATCAGCGCCGTGCGCAACCGCGACAAGTTCATCACCCACTTTGTCGCCGTGTTTGCCGACATCTCCAGCCTCAAGCACGCCCAGGCCAAACTCGACTATCAGGCTCACCATGACCCGCTCACGGGCCTGCCCAACCGGACGCTATTCGAAAGCCGTTTGTTGATGGCGCTGAACAGTCAGCAAGAAAACGGCGGCCAGGGTGCCGTGCTGTTTCTCGACCTCGATCGCTTCAAACACATCAACGACAGCCTTGGTCATCCGGTCGGCGACCTGCTGCTCAAAGGCATCGCGGTGCGCCTGAAAGAACAGCTGCGCGACATCGACACCGTCGCCCGCCTGGGTGGTGATGAGTTCATCATTCTGTTGCCCGGCCTGCAGCAGGCCAGCGACGCCGATAACATCGCGCTGAAACTGCTCAATTGCTTCGGCGCGCCCTTCCAGGCCGGCGAACACGAATTTTTCATCAGTGCCAGCATCGGCACCAGCCTCTACCCGCGCGACGGCTGCGACGTGGCCACTTTGGTAAAAAACGCCGACGCGGCGATGTACCGCTCCAAAGCCAAGGGCCGCAACCGGGTCGAAAGCTACACCCGCGACCTCACCGCACAGGCCATCGAACGCGTGGCACTGGAGCACGAACTGCGTCGGGCGATCGAACGCGATGAACTGTTCCTCTACTACCAACCGAAAATCAGCCTCGACGATCACAGTCTGGTCGGTGCCGAAGCACTGATCCGCTGGCGGCACCCGACCTTTGGCGAGGTGCCACCGGAGCACTTCATTCCACTGGCCGAAGAAAACGGCATGATCCTGCAGATCGGCGACTGGGTGCTGGAGACCGCATGCCGACAAATGTTCGAGTGGAGTCAGGTCTACGACAGCCTTGGGCCGCTGTCCGTCAACCTCGCAGGCGCGCAACTGCGTCAGCCGAACCTGCTCGGACGTATCGAGCAACTGCTCAAGGAAAACCGCCTGAGGCCCGATTTACTGCAACTGGAAATTACCGAGAATTTCATCATGAGTCAGGCCGAAGAGGCGCTGGCGGTGCTGCACCAACTCAAACACCTTGGCGTACAACTGGCAATCGATGACTTCGGCACAGGTTATTCCTCACTCAGCTACCTCAAGCGCCTGCCGCTGGACATCCTCAAAATCGACCAGTCTTTCGTCCGCGGACTGCCCGACGACCCCCACGACGCGGCGATTGTGCGCGCCATCATCGCGCTGGGCCGGAGCATGCAATTCACTGTGATTGCCGAGGGCGTGGAAACCCAGGCACAACAACAATTCCTCGCCGCCGAAGGCTGCGAACAGATCCAGGGCTACATCGTCAGCCTGCCTTTACCGCCGGAAGAGTTCGCGGCAACGTTTCTTCGTGTAACCGTATCGGATTATTCGGATAGCACAGCCGAGAAACCATCGCTATAA